From the Microbacterium profundi genome, the window CGTCACCATCGCGCGCAGGTCGAGGACGCCGCGCTCGTACTGATCGACAAGCATCGGAACGTCGGCGAGGAACTGATTGGCTCCCATGTAGGCGCCCTGGATGCGGCGGTCGCCTTCGATGAGAGCACCGGCATCGATGCTGATGCGCTTACCTGCCGGCATGAGCCCCAGAATTGTGGCAACGCCGCGCGGTGCGAGCAGATCGAATGCGAGTTCGGCGGTTTCTGGTCGCCCAACCGCTTCGAACGAACGCGTCACGCCGTTCGGGATGACCTCTCTCACGGCGTCGATGACCTCCGACATCGTTCCGGATACGACGACATCAGTCGCCCCCATCTCGGTGGCAAGGAGCAACTTCTCCGGGTGCAGGTCGATGGCGATGACTCTCCGTGCCCCGGACATGCGAGCGGCTTGAATCGCGGCCATGCCGACACCGCCACATCCGATGACGGCGACGGTGTCATCGGGGCCCACCCGTGCGCCGTGCGTGACCGCGCCGACGCCGGTGCTGATGCAACAGCCGAGGAGGCAGGCGACGTCCAGACCAACAGTGTCAGGCAGCACCGCGAGCGAGGCTTCATCGAGTACGAACGCTTCCGCGAACGTGCCCATCCCGCCCAGCATTGACACGGGCGTACCGTCTTCGGTCTCCAACTTCGGACGCTCCCGGTGGCGCCGCTGCGATGTGCGCTCACAGAGCGTCGCATTGCCTGACACGCACTTCGGGCACGCGCCGCAATTGGGGGTGACGGTGGCAACGACCCGGTCGCCAACCTTCACCCGATCTACGCCTGGCCCGACACGTTCGACGACGCCAGCGACCTCGTGACCGAGGACAGCCGGCACATCCATGGGGAGAGTGCCATCGGCGTAGTGGAGGTCGCTGTGGCACAGCCCGATGGCGCCAGAGCGCACCAGCACCTCACCGTGAAGCGGCTCATCGAGGAGCAGCGTGCGATGGTCCAGTGGTGCCCCCGGGCTGTGCAGCACCGCGGCGCGGATCGGCAGTCGTGCCATTGCGACGTCCTCCTTGGAGCTCTTCGATGGGCTTCCAAGGAATAGTCATCCTCAGATCCAGTTCGAGGCGGTGCGCCTGGCACGCTGTTCGGGTCGGTGGTGTGCGCCGAGCACATGCCCGTCCGGTTGCCTTGTGGTGAAGTGTGTGCTGGCCCTATCCCTGCGCTTAAAGGAGCACCCATGACAGACACCTCTGCATCCCGCCGCCCCACATTGCTTGTCATCCAGCCTGACGTGAAAGCCGATCTGGAGCGGCTCGGTGAGTGGATCGCCGAGGAAGGGGTCGATGTCACCGTGGTGCGACCATTTGACGGGGATGAGATTCCCGATCTCGGTGAGGTGGATGGGCTCGTTGTGCTCGGCGGCGGCATGGGAGCGATGGACGTGGACGATTTCCCATGGCTTGAAGGCATCAAAGAGCGCCTGCGTGAAGCTGTGGCCACGGAGCTGCCGACGCTGGGCATCTGTCTTGGTGCGCAACTGCTCGCCGACGCGACAGGTGGACATGTTCGCCGCGGTGACGCTGGCCTGGAGAGCGGGGTCGTCGCCGTGGATTGGCAGCAGGAGGCCGAGAACGATCCTCTTGTCGCCGGTCTCCCCCGCCCGCTGCTGGCGGGCGCGATGCACTTCGACGGCATCGTGAGCTTGCCCGAGGATGCGGTGCTGCTGGGGACGGGAGAGAAGTACCGTCACCAGGTGTTCCGTTTGTCCTCCGCGTGGGGAGTGCAGTTTCACCCAGAGATCTCTCCGGCGCGATTCGAAAGCTGGCGTTCGTTGATCCCGGACGAGCACCGCTCCGCTTATGACGTCCAGGCCGAGGAGTTCAAGTCGTCCGACGCCGCTGTGAAGGAAGGGTCGAAGGCCCTCGCCGAGCGCTTCGCGAACATCGTTCGCGCCCGAGCGCAAGGGTAGCGACGCTTTGTCCGCAGGCTCCGGCGTCTGAACCATAGGCGCGGCGCACATATCGTTCCGTTGACATGGTCGCAGGGGACACACCGCGCCGCGTCAAGCGTCAGTAGTTTGCCGCACATCCCGATTGAGTGAACGAAGGCGTTCACAGCGTTCAGGTCTCTTGAACGGGAGTACCCACTTGTCAGGCAACATGCACTGAGAGGCATACCCGAATGGCGACAAACACCACACGGCGGGCGACCGCGCAAGTCTCAACCGACCTGCTCAAAGGCTCGATCCGATTCTTCACCATCGTCCTCATGGTCACCGCGGCCGCGGCCCCGCTGGTCGTCGTATCCACCTACATCCCGATCTCGTTCGCCAACGGCGCGGGCATGTCGACGGCGTTGACCTACGTCGCTGCCACCCTGATCCTGCTCGTGTTCGCGGTCGGTTTCGCTCAGATGGCCAAACGGATCACTGCTGCCGGCGCTTTCTACAACTACACGACGCAGGGTCTCGGACGACCGATTGGCTTGGGCGCCGGATGGACCGTCATGCTTGCTTACAGCATGATCGTTCCAGCCATCAGCGGTGGGTTCGGATACTTCATGTCAGCGATGCTGGCAAATTACTTCGGGTGGGCCGTCCCATGGTGGGTATGCAGCGTCGCGGGCGTCATCCTCATGTTCGTGATCTCGTACTTCAAGGTCACCCTCACCGGAAAGATCCTGGGCGTTGCGCTCGGCCTCGAGGTGCTCGTCGTCTTCATCGTTGCGACAGCGGTAGTCGTTCAGGGCGGAGCCCAGGGGCAGATGCCGGAGGCATTCAATCCTGCCGGATGGCTGGCAGCGCCAGCTATCGGTATCGGGTTCTTCTTCGCGTTCTGGTCGTGGATCGGTTTCGAGACGACGGCGATCTACGGCGAGGAAACAACCGACCCCAAGCAGTCAGTCCCCCGAGCCACCTACATTGCCGTGATCACACTCGGTGTGTTCTACAGCTTCGCGGCCTACGCCGGCATCGTCGGATTCGGCGACCAGACCATGGAGCAGGCCGGCACCCTCGTCGGCGACTACTACTTCGTCCTCGCTGACATGTACACCTGGCATTTCATGCGCGTGCTCATGGACTTCCTCGTGATCACCGGATTCTTCGCGTGTGCGTTCGCTTTCCACAACAACGCCTCCCGGTACTTCTTCTCCATGGGGCGCGACCGCATCCTGCCTGCAGCGCTCGGACGTACGCACGACAAGCACAAGTCTCCATACGTCGCGAACGGGGTCCAGGCAGCCATCGCGATCATCGTGATCCTCCTGTTCGCTCTTGGTGGCGCGGACCCGCTTCTGCAGCTGGGTGGCTGGTTGCCGATCTTCTGCACCGCAGGCGTTGTCTTCGTGCAGCTGCTGGTCTCCCTCGCGGTGATCTTCTACTTCAACCGCGTGGGCCGCTCCGGTCCCGGCGCGACATGGAAGACGCTGGTCGCTCCGGCCATCGGGGTTGTCGCACAGGCCATAGTGCTGGTCCTGCTTGTCGTCTACATCCCGTTCCTCGCCGGCGCGGATGTGGTGGTCGTCAACCTGATCCCGCTCTACGTTCTGCTCATCGCCCTCGCCGGCGTCGTCTACGCCTTGTACCTCCGTAAGCGCCGACCCGAGCAGTATGCCCGGATCGGGAAGATCTACGACGAGGAGGAGTTCCCCGACGCGCTCGATGCGACGGTCGGGGGAGAGTCTCCCGCTCGGCCTTAATCACCGCACCTGACGAACGCCCGGGCGAGGCTTCAGTCTTGCCCGGGTGTTTGTCGTTAAGTGGCTCCTGGGCCAACCCGTACGTCGTGCACCGCGAAACTGGGAACGATGTGCGCGGCGCACATATTGCAGCGTTCGCGGCGCCGATAGCCTCGCTGCACGCTCTTCATACTCACCATCAATGCAAGCTGGAAGGCAGGGCACATGAACAATGAGGTTCTGATCGAAGATCCGAAGCGCTACGTCGAGGAGTTCGTCGCGGAGCACGGGATCAAGGTCATCAAGATCGGTGCACCCGACATCGACGGCCTCTGGCGTGGCAAGCGTCTTTCGGCGAAGTACTTCGTCGAGTCCGCGTACAAAGCCGGAACGAACATCTGCAACATCCTCTTCGGTTGGGACATCGAAGACGCCAGCATCCCGAACCTCACGTTCACGGGCTGGCACACAGGGTACCCGGATGTGAACCTGCGTCCCGACCTCACAACGCTTCGACTTGTGCCGGGTGAGCCGGGGGTGGCCTCCGTCATCTGCGACCTTTACAACCCCGACGGCACACCGCTGGAGCAGTCGCCTCGCGGCGTCTTGCGTCGTATCGTCGACCGTGCTGCATCCCTTGGGTACACGCCGATCTGCGCATACGAGTTCGAGTTCTACCTGTTCGAAGGAACGCCTCGGGAACTCGCGCGACGCACCTGGCGCGACCTGGAGCCGATCACCAACGGCAACCACACCTACAGCGTCTACCGCGACTCGGGCACCGAGCACGTGATCGGACTCATCCGCGATCAGCTCGCAGAGCAGGGCGTATTCATTGAGGCCAGCAACAGCGAACACGGCGCTGGACAGTTCGAAGTTAACATCCACTACGGAGAGGCCATCCAGGCGGCGGACAGCGCCCTGCTCCTCAAGCACACCGTGAAGGAGATCGCCGCAGCCCACGGGCTCACTGCGTCGTTCATGGCCAAGATCAACCCCGGGCAGGCGGGCTCGTCCGGACACGTGCACCAGAGCCTGATCAGTGCCGAGGACGAGGACGCCCTGTTCGCGAACCCCACCGCCCCGGGCGAACTCAGCAGCATCGGAAGCGCCTACCTCGCCGGGCTCGTCGCCGGGTCCCGAGACTTCACCGCTCTGTACCTTCCGACCGTCAATTCCTACAAGCGGGTCGAAGGCGGACAATGGGCAGGATCCAGCGCCACATGGGGCGTCGACAATCGCACTGTGGCCATCCGCAGCATCCCCTCGGCGGGGGCTGCTGCACGTGTGGAGAACCGCATCGCGGGAGCCGACGCCAACCCCTACCTGGTCCTCGCCGCCAACATCGCGTCGGGCCTTAGCGGCTTGGAGAAATCTCTTACCCCGCCTGAGGCCGTGACCGGCAACGCGTACGAGCAGGACAGCAGTGCCGCTCTTCGTCTGCCGCACACGCTGGAAGCGGCCACCGCTGTCTTCGCTGACAGTGACCTGGCGAAGGAGTACTTCGGTGAGGAGTTCGTCCGCCACTACACGGAGACCCGCCAGTGGGAGGTGCAGCAGTTCCACAAGGCTGTCACCGACTGGGAGACGTCCCGCTACCTCGAGCACATCTAATCCCCAACAAGCCAAGAAAGAGAACGAATATGGGAAATCGACTTGAAGGACGTTTCGCCGCGGTCACCGGAGCCGCGTCCGGAAACGGTCGCGCTATCGCTGAGAAGCTGCTCGATGAGGGAGCATCGCTCGCTGCTATCGACCTGAACCCGGATGCCCTCGAATCGGTGTTCGGCGGTCGCGAAAACGTCATCAACATCCAGGCGAACGTCGCCGATGAGGACAGCGTCCGTGCCGGTTTCGCGAAGGTCGCCGACGAATTCGGACGCCTCGATGTGCTGGTCAACAACGCCGGCATCGTGAAGTTCGGCACTTTCGAGGACCTTTCCGTCGCGGAATGGGATCAGGTGTTCGCCGTGAACTCCACCGGTCCGTTCATTGTGTCCCGCGAGGCATACAGTCTCCTGCGAGCTGGCGACGGTGATCACACGCGCTCCATCGTGAACATCACCTCGGTCGAAGCGCACATCGTGATCTCCTCCAGCGGCCACCCCCAGATCCACTACAACGCTTCCAAGGGGGCCCTGCTGCAGCTCACCCGCGCTCTGGCTGTCGAGGCCGCTTCCTCCGGTATTCGAGTCAACGCGGTCGCGCCCGGATTCATCGAAACGCCGTTCACGGCGGAGGCACTCGGGAAGGAAGAGGTCCGCAACTGGCTGCTCGAGCGTACCCCGATGGGACGCATTGGCAAGCCCGAGGACGTCGCCAACGGCGTGGCATTCCTCGCCTCGGACGAGTCGAGCTGGGTGACCGGGACGACGCTGTTCGTCGACGGCGGTTGGACGATCTACTGATGCCTCGTCCACTCATCGCAGTCACCGCGGACCGGAGCGTGCAGCAGTCCGCTTTCGGTCCGCGTGACTCCACACTTCAGGTGCTCAGCTACGCCGAAGCCGTTGTCTCTGCGGGCGGCCGACCGGCGATCCTCCCGGCGACGGAGGTGATCCCGGAGGACCTGCTCGACGGTTTCGACGCTCTGCTGCTCACCGGTGGCGGCGACTTGTCCCCGGAGATGTATGGGCAGGCGCCGGACGAGACCGTTTACGGTGTCAGCCCCTTCCGTGACCGTTTCGAGACGGCCCTTGTGCGTGACGCCCGGGAGCGAGGACTGCCGATCCTGGCGATCTGCCGGGGGCTGCAGCTCATCAACGTCCTGCGCGGGGGCACGCTCATCCAGCACCTCGACGGCCACTGGCAGACTCGCCCGTCGAACGAAGCGGACCACGAGATCGCCGTCGAACCGACATCGCTCCTTGCGGGCATCGTCGGAGAGCGGATGGCTGTGAACAGCTACCACCACCAGGCCGTAGCGCGTCTGGGCGAGGGGTTGACGGTCACCGCACGCGCAGGCGACGTGGTCGAAGCCTTCGAGGACGCGTCCGCCAACCTCATCGCAGTGCAATGGCACCCGGAGCACCTGTTCCTCACCTCAGCAGACAACCATGCTCTGTTCGACGACCTTGTTCGCCGGGCGAGCGCGTATACCGAAAGGAAACCGGCTCATGTCTGACAACGAAACCCTCGCCGAGTTCGACTTCCACGGCAAAGCACTCGACACGATCTTCGACGACTACGCGCAGATGCACGAGTCGAAGCCTGTCGGTCGCAGCTCGAAGTACGGCGGGTTCTGGTACATCTGCAAGAGCGAGGACATCTTCGACGCGGAGCAGGACCCGCAGACGTGGTCGGTGGGCCCGTCGATGCTGCTGCCGTCGTTCGGCACGGAGATGCCGCTGATTCCCATCGACATCGACCCGCCCACGCATGCGGGCTTCCGCAAGCTGCTGCTTCCGATGTTCACTCCTATGGCGATCAACAAGCTCGAACCGGGCATGCACTCCACGGCCATCGAACTGTCGGATCAGGTGAAGAGTGCGTTCGAGGACAGCGATGTTGTCGACGTGTCGGCTCTCTTCGCGCGTCCCTACCCGACGATCATCTTCAGCCGACTCGCGGGGTACCCGGAGCAGGACTGGCCTCTGTTCGACCAGTGGATCGACGACATCATCTACGAGCGGACCAAGTCTCCCGAGAAGGCGAAAGCCGCCGGCGACGACCTCATCGCCTACGTGCAGCGCCTCATCGACGACGGGCGCGCAGGGAAGGCGCTCGAGGGCATCACCGGCGAGCTGCTCAATGCAACAATCGACGGACGTCCACTGACTGATGACGAGTTGGTCTCCTACGGATATCTGCTGTTCCTCGCGGGCCTGGACACCACAGCGTGGGCGATCCGCTCCTCGCTGTGGTACCTCGCCCGCAACAAGGAAGCGCAGGCGCTTCTGCGCCGCGAGCCCGAACGGATCGTGGATGCGGCTGAGGAGTTCCTGCGTACGCTGTCGCCTGTCCAGGCGATGGCGCGCACCGCGAAGCAGGACACCACGGTCCGCGGGCAGGAGATCAAGGCGGGCGAGCGTGTGGTGCTGGTGTTCGGCGCGGGCAACCGCGACCCGGAGATCTACGACAACCCCAACGACATCGACATCACTCGCGAGAACAACCGGCACCTCGCGTTCGGCGGCGGTATCCACCGGTGCCTGGGCTCAAACCTCGGACGCAAAGAGCTCGTGATCTCCCTCGAGCACTTCCTGGCCACCATCCCGGAGTTCGAGCTGGCCGAGGAGGAGCCCTGGCATGGTGTCGGGTCGCTGCGGCTGCGTCTGACAGGAGGCGAGTGACATGACGAAGATCTGGGTGGACCCGGCCCGGTGCCAGGGGCACGCACGGTGCTTCATGATCGCCCCAGAGACCTTCTACATCGACGATGAAGGATACGGGCATGTCGTGGAAGGACGTGAGGGCGCCTACGAGGAGGAGAACACACGAAAAGCCATCCGGAACTGCCCTGAGCGCGCCATCAAGCTCGTCGAGACGGAGGACGCGTGAGCGAGTCGCTAGTCGTGGTCGGCGCTTCCGTCGCGACCACGGCGTTCATCGAGCGGCTGCGGGAACTCGGCAACAGTGCGCAGGTCACGGTCATCGACTGTGACCCCGACGCCCCGTACGACAGGCCCCCGCTGTCGAAGCACTACCTTGTCGAGGGTGAGGCGGATGAGATCGCCGTTGACTGGAGCGACCTGAATGCCGAGCTTGTCCGTGCACGAGCCACGAGCGTGGACACGTCGGCGTCGGTAGTAAGGGTCGAGTACCCCGATGGGCGCGTGGGTGCTGTCCCGTTCGGCCAACTCGTGATCGCCACGGGCGCGAGCGCCGCACGGCTACCTATCGAACCGGAGGACACCACGGTGCTGCGAAGCGCCGCTGACGCCCGGCAACTGCGTGAGCGCACTGCGAACGGCGAGTCTGCGGTTGTCATCGGCGCGGGAGCCATCGGTGTGGAGCTCGCCTCCTCGCTCGCCGCCCGCGGATCGAAGGTCGCGCTCCTGGACCGAGCCGCAGGGCCCCTGGAGCGACTGTTGGCCGGCCACCTGGGCCAAGAAACGTCTGCTTGGCTCGCTGGTGCGGGCGTGGCATGTCATTGGGAGGCCGATATCGCTCGCATTAGCACCACTGACCGCGGCTGGGAGGTGGAGCTCCGAGACGGGCCCGTACTCATAGGTGACGTCCTCGTCAGCGCCGTGGGTGCCCGTCCTGCTGTCGGGTGGTTGGAGGATAGCGGTCTCCTCTCGCAGGGCGCTTTGCTTGTAGACGCCGATGGTCGCGTCCTTCAGGCAGGGACCGTCGTCCCGCACCTGTTCGGTATCGGTGACGCGGTCACGCGCATGCGCGACGGCGGTCCGGGCCAGCGCACGGAGAGCTGGGCCGAAGCTCGACAGCAGGGTGCACACCTCGCGGAGCTGCTCACCGGCGTGAACAGGCAGCCGGCGCCGCCGTCCTACTTCTGGACGGAAGTCGCAGGACGCAAAGTCCAAGTGGTCGGGGCGCTGCATCCGGATGCCGTGCCGGTGCTGGAGTTCGAGAACCCGGAGCGCGGAGCGACGCTTCACCGCTACGACGCGCCGGACGGCACAAGCGCGTGGATCGGCGTCAACGCGCAGCCGCGTATTGCGAGGCTACTCACCGCGGCGTGACGGCGTCTCGTGAAGCGAAGGGGGCATGTGCATCGCGCACATGCCCCCTTCCGTTTTCGTACTCCGTGCACGCTCGATCCGTCGTCGTATGAGCCAAGGTGGGACAACTGAAGCGGGCGAGCGACCCGTATACGGCGGAAGAGGACCGATGACGAACCTGACAATTCCCGTATGGAACCCGGCGACTGAAGAGCAGATCGACGAGGTGCGGGCGTTCACCCGCGCTGACGTTGACGTCGCTGTAGAGCGAGCGGTCGCTGCGCAGAGAAGCTGGGCACGCCTTCCTATCGCGCAGCGCCAGCGGTTCCTGTTTGACCTCGCTGATGCGGTGTCTCGCCATCGGGAGGAGCTGGCCAGCCTCGAGTCGCGCGATGTGGGAAAGCCGATGACGGCGGCGCTCGCTGAGGCTGACAGCGTCGCTGGGGTGTTCCGCTACTACGCCGGCACCATCGACAAGCTCACCGGTGAGACCATTCCCGTAGACGGAGGCGTGGCAATGACCTTCCGTGAGCCCATCGGGGTCGTCGGGGTGATCACACCCTGGAACTTCCCCCTGCCCATCGCCAGCTGGAGCATCGCGCCTGCCCTCGCGGCTGGCAACGCCGTCATCGTCAAGCCGGCGAGCATGACCCCGCTGTCCACCGTCCGGTTCGGCGAGCTCGCCGCGGAGGTCTCCCCGATTCCGCACCTCCTGCAGGTCGTCACGGGCGGCGGTGCAGAAGTGGGCTCCACTCTCATCGAGGACTCGAGGGTCGGAAAAATCAGCTTCACCGGATCGACCGAGGTGGGGCGATCCATCCTCCGTTCCAGCGCTGACACCATGAAGCGCGTCACCCTCGAACTCGGCGGTAAGTCCGCGAACGTCGTCTTCGCTGACGCCGACATCGCCAAGGCGGCAGCATCCGCGCCATGGGCGGTGTTCGACAACACCGGTCAGGACTGCTGCGCACGAAGCCGCATCCTCGTGCAGCGACCAGCTCTTGACGAGTTCCTTGAGAAGTTCGTCGCCGCCACGAGTGCTCTGCGGATCGGAGACCCGTCGCGGCTGGACACCGACCTCG encodes:
- a CDS encoding alcohol dehydrogenase catalytic domain-containing protein, with amino-acid sequence MARLPIRAAVLHSPGAPLDHRTLLLDEPLHGEVLVRSGAIGLCHSDLHYADGTLPMDVPAVLGHEVAGVVERVGPGVDRVKVGDRVVATVTPNCGACPKCVSGNATLCERTSQRRHRERPKLETEDGTPVSMLGGMGTFAEAFVLDEASLAVLPDTVGLDVACLLGCCISTGVGAVTHGARVGPDDTVAVIGCGGVGMAAIQAARMSGARRVIAIDLHPEKLLLATEMGATDVVVSGTMSEVIDAVREVIPNGVTRSFEAVGRPETAELAFDLLAPRGVATILGLMPAGKRISIDAGALIEGDRRIQGAYMGANQFLADVPMLVDQYERGVLDLRAMVTSIIPFSDINAGLQAMCSPETIRTVVSFE
- a CDS encoding type 1 glutamine amidotransferase, producing the protein MKADLERLGEWIAEEGVDVTVVRPFDGDEIPDLGEVDGLVVLGGGMGAMDVDDFPWLEGIKERLREAVATELPTLGICLGAQLLADATGGHVRRGDAGLESGVVAVDWQQEAENDPLVAGLPRPLLAGAMHFDGIVSLPEDAVLLGTGEKYRHQVFRLSSAWGVQFHPEISPARFESWRSLIPDEHRSAYDVQAEEFKSSDAAVKEGSKALAERFANIVRARAQG
- a CDS encoding APC family permease, giving the protein MATNTTRRATAQVSTDLLKGSIRFFTIVLMVTAAAAPLVVVSTYIPISFANGAGMSTALTYVAATLILLVFAVGFAQMAKRITAAGAFYNYTTQGLGRPIGLGAGWTVMLAYSMIVPAISGGFGYFMSAMLANYFGWAVPWWVCSVAGVILMFVISYFKVTLTGKILGVALGLEVLVVFIVATAVVVQGGAQGQMPEAFNPAGWLAAPAIGIGFFFAFWSWIGFETTAIYGEETTDPKQSVPRATYIAVITLGVFYSFAAYAGIVGFGDQTMEQAGTLVGDYYFVLADMYTWHFMRVLMDFLVITGFFACAFAFHNNASRYFFSMGRDRILPAALGRTHDKHKSPYVANGVQAAIAIIVILLFALGGADPLLQLGGWLPIFCTAGVVFVQLLVSLAVIFYFNRVGRSGPGATWKTLVAPAIGVVAQAIVLVLLVVYIPFLAGADVVVVNLIPLYVLLIALAGVVYALYLRKRRPEQYARIGKIYDEEEFPDALDATVGGESPARP
- a CDS encoding glutamine synthetase family protein; translated protein: MNNEVLIEDPKRYVEEFVAEHGIKVIKIGAPDIDGLWRGKRLSAKYFVESAYKAGTNICNILFGWDIEDASIPNLTFTGWHTGYPDVNLRPDLTTLRLVPGEPGVASVICDLYNPDGTPLEQSPRGVLRRIVDRAASLGYTPICAYEFEFYLFEGTPRELARRTWRDLEPITNGNHTYSVYRDSGTEHVIGLIRDQLAEQGVFIEASNSEHGAGQFEVNIHYGEAIQAADSALLLKHTVKEIAAAHGLTASFMAKINPGQAGSSGHVHQSLISAEDEDALFANPTAPGELSSIGSAYLAGLVAGSRDFTALYLPTVNSYKRVEGGQWAGSSATWGVDNRTVAIRSIPSAGAAARVENRIAGADANPYLVLAANIASGLSGLEKSLTPPEAVTGNAYEQDSSAALRLPHTLEAATAVFADSDLAKEYFGEEFVRHYTETRQWEVQQFHKAVTDWETSRYLEHI
- a CDS encoding SDR family NAD(P)-dependent oxidoreductase, with product MGNRLEGRFAAVTGAASGNGRAIAEKLLDEGASLAAIDLNPDALESVFGGRENVINIQANVADEDSVRAGFAKVADEFGRLDVLVNNAGIVKFGTFEDLSVAEWDQVFAVNSTGPFIVSREAYSLLRAGDGDHTRSIVNITSVEAHIVISSSGHPQIHYNASKGALLQLTRALAVEAASSGIRVNAVAPGFIETPFTAEALGKEEVRNWLLERTPMGRIGKPEDVANGVAFLASDESSWVTGTTLFVDGGWTIY
- a CDS encoding gamma-glutamyl-gamma-aminobutyrate hydrolase family protein, translating into MPRPLIAVTADRSVQQSAFGPRDSTLQVLSYAEAVVSAGGRPAILPATEVIPEDLLDGFDALLLTGGGDLSPEMYGQAPDETVYGVSPFRDRFETALVRDARERGLPILAICRGLQLINVLRGGTLIQHLDGHWQTRPSNEADHEIAVEPTSLLAGIVGERMAVNSYHHQAVARLGEGLTVTARAGDVVEAFEDASANLIAVQWHPEHLFLTSADNHALFDDLVRRASAYTERKPAHV
- a CDS encoding cytochrome P450; this encodes MSDNETLAEFDFHGKALDTIFDDYAQMHESKPVGRSSKYGGFWYICKSEDIFDAEQDPQTWSVGPSMLLPSFGTEMPLIPIDIDPPTHAGFRKLLLPMFTPMAINKLEPGMHSTAIELSDQVKSAFEDSDVVDVSALFARPYPTIIFSRLAGYPEQDWPLFDQWIDDIIYERTKSPEKAKAAGDDLIAYVQRLIDDGRAGKALEGITGELLNATIDGRPLTDDELVSYGYLLFLAGLDTTAWAIRSSLWYLARNKEAQALLRREPERIVDAAEEFLRTLSPVQAMARTAKQDTTVRGQEIKAGERVVLVFGAGNRDPEIYDNPNDIDITRENNRHLAFGGGIHRCLGSNLGRKELVISLEHFLATIPEFELAEEEPWHGVGSLRLRLTGGE
- a CDS encoding ferredoxin, coding for MTKIWVDPARCQGHARCFMIAPETFYIDDEGYGHVVEGREGAYEEENTRKAIRNCPERAIKLVETEDA
- a CDS encoding NAD(P)/FAD-dependent oxidoreductase; protein product: MSESLVVVGASVATTAFIERLRELGNSAQVTVIDCDPDAPYDRPPLSKHYLVEGEADEIAVDWSDLNAELVRARATSVDTSASVVRVEYPDGRVGAVPFGQLVIATGASAARLPIEPEDTTVLRSAADARQLRERTANGESAVVIGAGAIGVELASSLAARGSKVALLDRAAGPLERLLAGHLGQETSAWLAGAGVACHWEADIARISTTDRGWEVELRDGPVLIGDVLVSAVGARPAVGWLEDSGLLSQGALLVDADGRVLQAGTVVPHLFGIGDAVTRMRDGGPGQRTESWAEARQQGAHLAELLTGVNRQPAPPSYFWTEVAGRKVQVVGALHPDAVPVLEFENPERGATLHRYDAPDGTSAWIGVNAQPRIARLLTAA
- a CDS encoding aldehyde dehydrogenase family protein, which gives rise to MTNLTIPVWNPATEEQIDEVRAFTRADVDVAVERAVAAQRSWARLPIAQRQRFLFDLADAVSRHREELASLESRDVGKPMTAALAEADSVAGVFRYYAGTIDKLTGETIPVDGGVAMTFREPIGVVGVITPWNFPLPIASWSIAPALAAGNAVIVKPASMTPLSTVRFGELAAEVSPIPHLLQVVTGGGAEVGSTLIEDSRVGKISFTGSTEVGRSILRSSADTMKRVTLELGGKSANVVFADADIAKAAASAPWAVFDNTGQDCCARSRILVQRPALDEFLEKFVAATSALRIGDPSRLDTDLGPLVSQEHRTTVESFLDDKLDVVFKGSTPDGPGYWMAPHIAVDQDGSTRAARDEIFGPVAVVIPFDTEEEAVRLANETIYGLSGSIWTSNVGRALRVARGVESGTLSVNSNSSIRVQVPFGGFKQSGIGRELGMEGVRGFTEPKSVFINTES